Proteins found in one bacterium genomic segment:
- a CDS encoding SAM-dependent chlorinase/fluorinase — translation MRLLTFLSDFGSWSPYPAAMKGAAAGGNAVFVDISHDVPRHDIRAGAYLLWSAAPAFPPGTVHCAVVDPGVGGARAALAVASGGHVFVGPDNGLLIPAARRLGAPRVFRLIASPGGDTVVSSTFHGRDVFAPAAARLAAGEAVETIARPVDDFTDLVFPAGRRRGRRLEGEVLWVDPFGNLITTIPGGLFADIAANGAVRVHVGAGSMTATVGKTFGAVPRGKAVAYVGSDGVVEVAINQGSAAALTEAVAGARVSIGPI, via the coding sequence GTGCGTCTGCTCACGTTCTTGTCGGATTTCGGGAGTTGGTCGCCGTATCCGGCGGCGATGAAGGGCGCGGCAGCGGGCGGTAACGCTGTGTTCGTTGACATTTCGCACGATGTCCCGCGCCACGACATCCGGGCGGGCGCATACCTGCTCTGGTCTGCGGCGCCCGCGTTTCCGCCCGGCACCGTCCACTGCGCGGTTGTCGATCCGGGGGTCGGTGGCGCGCGGGCGGCGCTCGCCGTCGCGTCGGGCGGCCACGTCTTCGTGGGCCCCGATAACGGCCTGCTGATCCCGGCCGCCCGGCGGCTAGGAGCCCCGCGCGTATTTCGTCTCATCGCCAGCCCCGGTGGGGATACCGTCGTCTCCTCGACGTTTCACGGACGCGACGTGTTCGCCCCTGCGGCCGCGCGTCTCGCCGCGGGCGAGGCGGTCGAGACGATCGCGCGTCCGGTCGACGACTTCACCGATCTGGTATTTCCCGCCGGGCGGCGCCGCGGGCGCCGGCTTGAGGGCGAGGTCCTTTGGGTGGACCCGTTCGGCAACCTGATCACGACGATTCCCGGCGGGTTGTTCGCGGACATAGCCGCGAACGGCGCCGTTCGGGTGCACGTAGGTGCCGGCTCGATGACCGCGACCGTGGGAAAGACATTCGGCGCCGTCCCTCGCGGGAAGGCAGTCGCCTATGTCGGGAGTGACGGCGTCGTCGAGGTCGCGATTAACCAGGGAAGCGCGGCCGCGCTCACGGAGGCCGTTGCCGGGGCGCGCGTGAGCATCGGGCCCATCTGA
- a CDS encoding DUF4149 domain-containing protein: MASLTVMLQLAGIVRTLALALWIGGMAVLDFVDAPARFALLDRNQAVRLGQMMFERFNRIELALALVTLAAALLAQSARWTIWLLVVMLAVVVAQATYLTPAITRLAHGLDFVHRAPHDPRYAAIRPLHTAYAVLEIVLFAAGIIVLAVWARPGRR; encoded by the coding sequence TTGGCTAGCCTAACGGTGATGCTCCAACTGGCCGGGATCGTCCGGACCCTCGCGCTCGCACTTTGGATCGGCGGCATGGCGGTGCTCGACTTCGTCGATGCACCGGCCCGCTTTGCGTTGCTCGATCGGAACCAGGCGGTACGCCTCGGCCAGATGATGTTCGAGCGGTTCAACCGGATCGAGCTCGCGCTCGCCCTGGTAACGCTCGCCGCGGCGCTGCTGGCACAGAGCGCCCGGTGGACAATCTGGCTGCTGGTGGTTATGCTCGCGGTGGTGGTGGCGCAGGCGACGTATCTGACGCCGGCAATCACACGCCTCGCGCACGGCCTGGATTTCGTTCATCGCGCCCCGCACGATCCCCGGTACGCGGCGATCCGACCGCTCCACACGGCCTATGCCGTGCTCGAGATCGTCCTGTTCGCTGCGGGGATCATCGTGCTCGCTGTCTGGGCGCGCCCAGGACGCCGTTAG
- a CDS encoding DNA-formamidopyrimidine glycosylase family protein has product MPELPEVETARRSLVRAVGEKIIDRGAVLRPVAVRTHTPQGFARAVRGAVVEDVARHGKALWFMLGRWVLVFHYKLWGVIRFHAQAPETDKGAALLLVFTDGTALEFRDLQLSSFHLVKTGTRTLLDNLGIEPLAPTTTFEVFRRALGPKGAVKDLLCDQERIAGIGNLWAHEILFRARIRPDRKVESLTPTEARTLYRITRETLRQAVEAGGEPEFQDAFGRAGRYRLAVYGAAGKPCPVCGTKVLGGRFHGRPTFYCPSCQR; this is encoded by the coding sequence GTGCCTGAGCTGCCCGAAGTGGAGACGGCGCGACGCAGCCTGGTGCGGGCCGTCGGCGAGAAGATCATCGACCGCGGCGCCGTGCTCCGGCCCGTTGCGGTGCGGACCCACACGCCGCAGGGATTCGCCCGCGCCGTGCGCGGCGCCGTTGTTGAGGACGTGGCCCGCCACGGCAAGGCGCTCTGGTTCATGCTGGGCCGCTGGGTGCTCGTGTTCCACTACAAGCTATGGGGCGTGATTCGGTTTCACGCGCAGGCACCGGAGACGGATAAGGGGGCGGCCCTGCTACTCGTGTTCACCGACGGTACTGCCCTGGAGTTCCGCGACCTCCAGTTGAGCTCGTTCCATCTCGTCAAGACCGGGACGCGTACGCTGCTCGACAATCTGGGCATCGAACCGCTCGCGCCGACGACCACCTTCGAGGTGTTCCGGCGCGCCCTCGGCCCCAAGGGCGCGGTCAAGGACCTGCTCTGTGATCAGGAGCGGATCGCCGGGATTGGTAACCTGTGGGCGCACGAGATCCTGTTTCGCGCCCGCATTCGCCCGGACCGCAAGGTGGAGTCGCTGACCCCGACCGAGGCGCGGACGTTATACCGGATCACGCGGGAGACCCTCCGCCAGGCCGTGGAGGCCGGTGGTGAGCCGGAGTTTCAAGACGCGTTCGGCCGAGCGGGTCGGTATCGTCTCGCGGTCTACGGCGCCGCCGGCAAGCCGTGCCCCGTGTGCGGCACGAAGGTTCTCGGCGGGCGCTTCCACGGACGTCCAACGTTCTACTGCCCATCCTGCCAGCGCTGA
- a CDS encoding M20/M25/M40 family metallo-hydrolase, with protein MARSSPPTVDATRLTDLIADLVRIPSVNPMLVRGGAGEGAIAAHLADVCRRLGMTVTVEDAAPGRPNVVAVLPGSDPAGGRRLLLNGHMDTVGLAGMQAPFTPEIRAARLYGRGAFDMKASLAAMVAAVAAFRSTGRTLLGDIVLTFVSDEEHLSVGTAAIAGRVSADAAIVTEPTGLAICVAHKGFLWATIRTEGRAAHGSNYGVGVDAIARMGRVLARLELLERDVLPRRTHPLLGRPSLHASLIQGGEGLSTYPPSCELALERRTLPNETDDAVRAELQGILDSLRERDSTFQASLRVCGARPGLEADRGVGVVPALHRACVTVRGEEPAYTGAAFWTDAALLAGAGVPTVLFGPAGDGAHADVEYVDLPSAVACAQVLVNTIDEFCGSERASA; from the coding sequence ATGGCGCGCTCGAGCCCACCGACCGTGGATGCGACGCGGCTCACGGACCTCATAGCCGATCTCGTTCGCATCCCGTCGGTAAACCCCATGCTCGTGCGGGGTGGCGCCGGCGAGGGGGCGATCGCTGCCCACCTCGCGGATGTGTGCCGGCGCCTCGGGATGACCGTGACGGTCGAGGACGCGGCTCCCGGACGTCCCAACGTCGTCGCGGTGCTGCCGGGGTCCGATCCCGCCGGCGGCCGCCGTCTGCTGCTGAACGGGCACATGGACACCGTCGGACTGGCGGGGATGCAGGCGCCATTCACGCCCGAGATCCGCGCGGCCCGTCTGTACGGCCGCGGTGCCTTCGACATGAAGGCGAGCCTCGCGGCGATGGTCGCCGCCGTCGCCGCGTTCCGCTCGACTGGCCGGACGTTGCTCGGAGACATCGTGCTGACATTCGTGTCGGACGAGGAGCACTTGAGCGTCGGCACTGCGGCAATCGCCGGCCGGGTCAGTGCCGATGCCGCGATCGTGACCGAGCCGACGGGGCTCGCAATCTGTGTTGCGCACAAAGGCTTTCTGTGGGCGACGATTCGGACGGAAGGCCGCGCGGCCCACGGCAGCAACTACGGTGTCGGGGTGGACGCCATCGCTCGCATGGGCCGCGTGCTCGCGCGGCTGGAACTGCTCGAGCGCGACGTGCTCCCGCGGCGGACCCATCCGCTCCTCGGCCGTCCCTCGCTGCACGCGTCCCTGATCCAGGGCGGCGAAGGCCTGAGTACGTACCCCCCGTCCTGCGAACTGGCATTGGAACGCCGCACGCTGCCGAACGAGACCGACGATGCGGTTCGGGCGGAACTACAGGGTATTTTGGACTCGCTGCGCGAGCGGGATTCGACATTCCAGGCGTCACTGCGCGTGTGCGGCGCGCGCCCCGGGCTGGAGGCGGACCGCGGCGTCGGTGTTGTGCCCGCGCTACACCGGGCGTGCGTGACCGTGCGCGGAGAGGAGCCGGCGTACACCGGCGCAGCGTTTTGGACCGACGCGGCCCTGCTCGCGGGCGCCGGAGTGCCGACCGTGCTCTTCGGCCCGGCAGGGGACGGAGCGCACGCAGATGTGGAGTACGTCGATCTGCCGTCGGCCGTGGCGTGCGCCCAGGTGCTCGTCAACACGATCGACGAGTTTTGCGGGAGCGAGCGGGCGTCCGCGTAG
- a CDS encoding TPM domain-containing protein, whose protein sequence is MERHPHRALSRVEKARLRSVVEEIERDTGVEIAALIVPHVDEVEAFATTYFNHLGVGKRGRDNGILVLVVVDRRLVRIEVGRGLQAVVTHETAERIIADIMVPQLRHGRLGEAVVRAVEALGHVVRTSPSPPPTG, encoded by the coding sequence GTGGAGCGGCATCCTCACCGCGCGTTGAGCCGCGTGGAGAAAGCGCGCCTCCGGTCGGTCGTCGAGGAGATCGAACGCGATACCGGCGTCGAGATCGCCGCGTTGATCGTGCCGCACGTGGACGAGGTCGAGGCGTTCGCGACCACGTACTTCAACCACCTCGGTGTCGGCAAGCGCGGGCGCGACAACGGCATCCTCGTGCTCGTCGTCGTGGACCGCCGTCTCGTCCGCATCGAGGTGGGACGGGGGCTCCAGGCTGTCGTTACCCACGAGACGGCCGAGCGGATCATCGCGGACATCATGGTCCCGCAGTTGCGTCACGGACGACTCGGTGAGGCCGTCGTGCGCGCCGTGGAAGCGCTGGGGCACGTCGTGCGGACGTCGCCCTCGCCGCCTCCGACCGGATGA
- a CDS encoding S41 family peptidase, protein MKRFRVLSAVLIGAVAVMLAMPGAPRAEAADAQFVLAALRTLEAHYVDPLSAPTMLNAALDSARDQSHAASFGGPIPADADAAEAARLFTQRFDEILSQAHGEHASTEVAYAAVAGMLDSLHDSHTAFIPPSVYQEEQRREDGDAAFTGIGIELLARNGSFYVSEVYPDSPASVAGVRTFDRVVAVDGQATSGLADDAVSAMVRGAAGSSVVLTVDRPGQTGSIDLRVTRAPIHVPRVTSRMLDDGIGYVKIYEFVQGTGAAFREAIFGLRRSGMRAMVLDLRGNPGGLVDELRDVSAALLPQRSPFIRLRTRSGRDMLLETSDPPIVPATTPLVVLVDEGTGSAAELLTAALQEQSRAVVTGARTAGAVEIGITVDLPEGAGMAITVARVWSGHGARLEGHGVTPDDPEALSTDAMNLGHDSQLDKALETLRTRLGSGAGFRPVPALSAHAA, encoded by the coding sequence ATGAAGCGTTTCCGTGTCCTGTCCGCTGTGCTCATCGGAGCCGTCGCCGTCATGCTGGCGATGCCGGGGGCGCCCAGAGCGGAGGCGGCGGATGCACAGTTTGTGTTGGCGGCGCTCCGCACGCTGGAGGCACACTACGTGGACCCGCTCTCCGCCCCCACGATGCTCAACGCCGCCTTGGACAGCGCTCGGGACCAGTCCCATGCCGCGTCGTTCGGCGGACCGATCCCGGCAGACGCGGACGCCGCCGAGGCCGCCCGGTTGTTCACGCAGCGGTTCGACGAGATCCTGAGCCAGGCGCACGGAGAACACGCGTCCACGGAAGTCGCCTACGCGGCGGTCGCGGGCATGCTCGATAGTCTCCACGACTCCCACACCGCGTTCATACCGCCCTCCGTGTACCAGGAGGAGCAGCGGCGCGAGGACGGGGACGCGGCGTTTACCGGGATCGGGATTGAGCTGCTGGCCCGTAACGGCAGCTTCTACGTGAGCGAAGTGTATCCCGACAGCCCAGCCAGCGTCGCTGGGGTGCGCACGTTCGACCGGGTCGTCGCCGTGGACGGACAGGCGACCAGCGGTCTCGCGGACGACGCCGTCAGTGCCATGGTCCGCGGCGCCGCGGGATCTTCCGTGGTGTTGACCGTGGATCGTCCTGGCCAGACCGGTTCCATCGACTTGCGTGTCACGCGCGCGCCCATCCACGTGCCCCGCGTGACCAGCCGCATGCTGGACGACGGCATCGGGTACGTGAAGATCTACGAATTCGTGCAGGGGACCGGGGCCGCGTTCCGCGAGGCGATCTTCGGGCTCCGGCGCAGCGGCATGCGCGCGATGGTCCTGGATCTCCGAGGGAATCCGGGCGGCCTCGTGGACGAGCTCAGGGATGTCTCGGCCGCGCTGCTTCCCCAGCGCTCGCCGTTCATCCGGTTGCGTACGCGCAGTGGCCGCGACATGCTGCTCGAGACGTCCGATCCGCCGATCGTGCCGGCTACGACGCCCCTCGTGGTGCTCGTGGACGAGGGAACGGGATCCGCGGCCGAGCTGCTGACCGCGGCGCTGCAGGAGCAGTCGCGCGCCGTGGTCACCGGCGCGCGGACCGCTGGTGCGGTCGAGATCGGCATCACGGTGGACCTTCCGGAGGGCGCCGGCATGGCCATCACGGTCGCCCGTGTGTGGAGCGGTCACGGCGCACGGCTCGAGGGGCACGGCGTGACGCCGGACGACCCCGAAGCGCTGTCGACCGACGCGATGAACCTGGGGCACGATAGCCAGCTCGACAAAGCGCTCGAGACACTACGGACGAGGCTTGGCTCGGGCGCGGGGTTCCGGCCGGTCCCGGCCCTATCTGCACACGCGGCGTAG
- a CDS encoding LemA family protein — translation MRIAAGVVLGIALVGAIVYSTVAGTYNRLVQANQQVNAAQAEVETQLQRRFDLVPNLVEATRATLTQERAVFGAIAQARTHYAGTQAGTPERVEAANQYEGAIARLLVIVENYPVLRSNDTVQALMRQLASTENEVAFARRGYNASVQAYDTMIQSFPTTVIAGSLGFHPRPYFQAQPGAEQAPRVNLTPQP, via the coding sequence ATGCGCATTGCGGCGGGCGTCGTACTCGGAATCGCCCTCGTCGGGGCGATCGTCTACTCGACAGTAGCCGGCACGTACAACCGGCTCGTGCAGGCCAATCAACAGGTCAACGCGGCGCAGGCCGAGGTGGAGACGCAGCTCCAGAGGCGGTTCGATCTCGTGCCCAATCTGGTCGAGGCGACCCGGGCGACGCTCACGCAGGAGCGCGCGGTGTTCGGTGCGATCGCGCAGGCGCGCACGCACTACGCGGGCACGCAGGCCGGCACGCCCGAACGTGTCGAGGCGGCGAACCAGTACGAGGGCGCCATTGCGCGCCTGCTCGTGATCGTCGAGAACTATCCGGTGCTGCGGAGCAACGACACGGTGCAGGCGCTGATGCGCCAGCTCGCATCGACGGAGAATGAGGTCGCGTTCGCGCGCCGCGGGTACAACGCGTCCGTGCAAGCGTACGACACGATGATTCAGTCGTTTCCGACCACGGTGATCGCCGGCAGCCTCGGGTTTCATCCGCGGCCCTACTTCCAGGCGCAGCCCGGCGCGGAGCAGGCCCCACGCGTCAATCTCACGCCCCAGCCCTGA
- a CDS encoding LemA family protein, with translation MNGQAPRSLHGSAFVALVVAALALAVGAWTATTYNRLVQARQAVDTQWAQVEVQYQRRVDLIPALVAALRGYLAQERTVLDAVARARAAYLATPSGSPDRVRAADALQQPLGRLVAVVEASPVLRSNDTVAGLMDELAGTENRIAVERRRYNDRVLTYDTLVLKVPSSLIAAAAGFRLRPYFEAASGAASPPPVTLPSR, from the coding sequence ATGAACGGCCAGGCTCCGCGTTCGCTGCACGGCTCCGCGTTTGTCGCGCTCGTCGTCGCGGCGCTCGCCCTTGCCGTGGGTGCGTGGACGGCGACCACCTATAACCGCCTTGTTCAGGCGCGCCAGGCCGTCGACACGCAGTGGGCGCAGGTCGAGGTCCAATACCAGCGGCGCGTGGATCTTATCCCCGCACTCGTGGCTGCGCTACGGGGGTATCTGGCCCAGGAGCGCACGGTGCTTGACGCTGTGGCCCGGGCGCGCGCGGCGTACCTGGCGACACCCTCCGGCTCGCCGGATCGCGTTCGCGCGGCGGACGCGCTCCAGCAGCCGCTCGGACGGCTCGTCGCGGTCGTTGAGGCGTCGCCGGTGCTCCGCAGCAACGACACCGTGGCCGGGCTCATGGACGAACTGGCGGGCACCGAAAATCGGATCGCCGTCGAGCGGCGCCGCTACAACGACCGCGTCTTGACGTACGACACCCTGGTGCTGAAGGTGCCGTCGTCGCTGATCGCGGCCGCCGCCGGGTTTCGGCTGCGCCCCTACTTCGAAGCGGCGTCGGGAGCCGCCTCGCCGCCGCCCGTCACGCTTCCGTCCCGCTAG
- a CDS encoding metal-dependent transcriptional regulator, with product MTTHDIAKVERIEMYLKSVLTLAQAGHRVTTSRVAEAMGVSAPSASEMLKRLEHLGYLEGSDEGTRLTGTGLGIATQVVRRLRLAERLLTDVLKMDLQDVYDEACKMEHVISPQVETRLDDVLGHPATCPHGHPIPGRDGVLAPRRDRTLATLAPQLPGRVTALPEERTDLLKISLATGLRLGVEVSVEASATPRGPLIVRTNGIRRTVPRDAAAQVWIAPASGTEA from the coding sequence ATGACCACCCACGACATCGCCAAGGTCGAACGCATCGAGATGTATCTGAAGAGCGTGCTCACGCTCGCCCAGGCCGGTCACCGCGTCACGACCTCGCGGGTGGCCGAGGCGATGGGCGTCTCAGCCCCGTCGGCCTCGGAGATGCTGAAGCGGCTCGAGCACCTCGGATACTTGGAAGGGTCCGACGAAGGCACGCGGCTGACCGGCACGGGGCTGGGCATCGCCACGCAGGTCGTACGCCGCCTCCGGCTTGCGGAGCGGTTGCTGACCGACGTGCTCAAGATGGACCTCCAGGACGTGTACGACGAAGCGTGCAAGATGGAGCATGTCATCAGCCCGCAGGTCGAGACTCGCCTCGACGACGTGCTCGGTCATCCCGCGACGTGTCCGCACGGGCACCCGATCCCCGGTCGAGACGGCGTGCTCGCTCCGCGTCGGGACAGGACGCTCGCGACGCTTGCGCCGCAACTGCCCGGACGCGTGACGGCACTTCCCGAAGAGCGCACGGATCTGCTCAAGATCTCGCTCGCCACCGGACTGCGACTCGGGGTCGAGGTGAGCGTCGAAGCCTCCGCCACCCCCCGAGGACCATTGATCGTGCGGACGAACGGCATCCGCCGAACCGTTCCCAGGGACGCGGCTGCGCAGGTCTGGATCGCCCCGGCTAGCGGGACGGAAGCGTGA
- a CDS encoding TPM domain-containing protein — protein sequence MVASRKRPRAGWRRVAAALAVCGAVWAWAALPAAGAPGFPRPTGYVNDFAHLLDPAARSALDARLAAYDQGTGNQIAVAIFADLGGVPINDFAAQLEEAWKVGRKGKDNGLLLLIALREREVRIEVGYGLESKITDADAGAIIRDEIAPAFRDARYADGLNAAVNALQGLIGGASSGAPGVPGAPSAVTPQPARSAGGGIGLLPVALFVAFLIISSVLGRRQARRCPRCGTPLVPSAPVQAHSVGAVQVWACPRCGYREKHVSRGAGSGMLVPWVVGPGVGWGSGGFSGGGGFGGFGGGASGGGGATGGW from the coding sequence ATGGTCGCCTCGCGCAAACGCCCGCGTGCGGGGTGGCGGCGCGTTGCGGCCGCGTTGGCGGTGTGCGGCGCGGTCTGGGCGTGGGCGGCGCTCCCGGCGGCGGGTGCGCCGGGGTTTCCTCGTCCCACCGGGTATGTGAACGACTTCGCGCACCTCCTGGATCCGGCCGCGCGAAGCGCGCTTGACGCGCGGCTGGCCGCGTACGACCAGGGGACAGGCAACCAGATCGCCGTGGCGATTTTCGCGGACCTAGGCGGCGTCCCGATCAACGACTTTGCCGCGCAATTGGAGGAGGCTTGGAAGGTCGGGCGCAAGGGCAAGGACAACGGCCTGCTGCTGCTGATCGCGCTCCGAGAGCGCGAGGTGCGGATCGAGGTCGGGTACGGACTCGAGAGCAAGATCACGGACGCCGACGCTGGCGCGATCATCCGGGATGAGATCGCGCCTGCGTTCCGCGACGCGCGCTACGCCGACGGGTTGAACGCGGCGGTGAACGCCCTGCAGGGTCTGATCGGCGGCGCGTCGTCCGGAGCGCCAGGCGTGCCCGGCGCGCCCTCCGCCGTGACGCCGCAGCCGGCGCGCAGCGCGGGGGGCGGTATCGGGTTGCTTCCCGTGGCGCTGTTCGTCGCGTTCCTCATAATCTCGTCGGTGCTCGGCCGTCGTCAGGCGAGACGGTGCCCGCGGTGCGGCACGCCGCTCGTACCGTCGGCCCCGGTTCAGGCGCATAGCGTCGGAGCGGTGCAGGTCTGGGCGTGTCCGCGCTGCGGCTACCGGGAGAAGCACGTATCGCGAGGCGCAGGGTCGGGGATGTTGGTCCCTTGGGTCGTGGGTCCCGGCGTCGGATGGGGCAGCGGCGGGTTCTCGGGCGGCGGCGGGTTTGGCGGGTTCGGCGGCGGCGCCTCGGGTGGCGGCGGCGCTACGGGAGGCTGGTGA